A portion of the Chondrinema litorale genome contains these proteins:
- a CDS encoding gliding motility-associated C-terminal domain-containing protein: protein MIYKYLQPILIRDYMQRVKGAYFFLFFITAFYLQLSTAYSQDCTNKTDYDILVEIAARFAEKTGDIYEFPNGQQWDLNAARSTWKGVTLDATDATIVTELQLNNFGIEGKIPVNIGCLTNLQTLNLSGNSFNGSIPTEIGNLTNLYTLNLSDNQLSGSIPEEIFTKLTSLTSLNLSNNHKDDESGLSGSIPSVEYKTLFLSELNLNTNKITGSIPASFEQLDNLVNVYIINNEISDISQIDFSAMNSLKDFYLSNNLITDLPENLSFPTSLQKLYLSNNKLTFKDFIHPTNANLQVITDVATNVFYPQLLVGEERTVIVNEGETALLDFEVDEELTDVDYVWYKDNVESHTSKVSAFEIPTVQLTDAGEYYFTSTHNSVSDLELQSEKITLKVLGACADEDKNALSKIYDATNGAAWETPWDMNGDVADFDGVTVDQTTGCVTGLELIAQNLHGELPIEINEIANLKSLVIESSENLNGELPLVINSIIEDIKVTGTSIETVDLQVQDATNILQVLDLSNNALEELPDISTLSLPNISEIKVEGNQLTFEDILPYKDIITSYSPQDSIGNTDNPVILIGGDYTYQLPFFDQSLPTESKFVWYKNGQVFSEDSRDLVLTKLAQEDEGEYYCEITNADVSDLTLYSRKITLSVKDDCSTADYEALKAIYDATDGLNWTWNDVNNAWDFSNDAASTDMSTWEGLIFNTDGYGCLTGLVLQNKGMNGILPSDIGSLINLDSLVITGNIALTGSIPSEISLIENLIHLDLSQNSLSGNIPSGVGELTQLEKLLLGYNALSGEIPQTISQLEFLHKLDLSNNTSDGNGLSGNIPDELFELTYLDTLNLSVNKFSGQLSEMFSQLNALKYLDLSNNQLDGELPSGLFDVATLEGLNLHSNNFTGAIPGQLTQLINLQELRLNANELEGDLPVGISNMPLTWLLLNENKLTGLGDAANISGTPFINVADNALTFEDLLPFTNPPLDYEPQDSVGVKQVQLLTVGQTYTFDLDIDDGISTNIYSWKKDGSIIDQTSENIYVIENVTEDDAGVYTCEVTNSYVVGLTLYSREFILETEGSSGSELSIEGDTVVCPGPSSSYSYTVLNSSGDITWSLDPQNGGNLSNTSSETIDLTIYGEGTYELQVTDAVSGETASITIKGQSTFDSPTVEYQSVIIVGQPFEDIVAVGVSNAEFKWYFNGEEIATGEVFNPGDIANNGFSNTDAGYYDFEVVQTSPGGLCQSNATQFRLRIVEVTLDAPENLVAEYQEEDGTVLLTWEYSSQVIVDNVIIERSVNGTDNFEQIAVVEYDGTNTYVDSSDLEENTEYYYRIRLANFNDNVASEYSNIAGVSTDGSIEVNTPPYLTNISLTGEMNKELVISSEEFIDAFFDSDGDTLVSVIITTLPENGTLYLGDIELTRQEIISVSALENLVFIPDEDWTGETSFTYSASDGKDQALESAIVNITITENAVTDPIDLIISGAVEPNNITIGTDVTFDIIVENTGEATAGSFNVQVYFSSDSLLSNDDLAALNIRVDSLAAGEVYELSQVLTIPDGFPEGDYLVLLYVDSNLEVDEEDEENNLVVLGITISEIIPDPVVPNIITPNGDGYNDYLLIENLEYYPENRLQVLDKWGKEIFVVENYQNDWAGTDSNGMALPAGNYMCVFTVVDVDTKTFTEVLTIIK from the coding sequence ATGATATATAAATACCTTCAACCAATCCTTATTAGAGATTATATGCAAAGAGTAAAAGGAGCCTACTTTTTTCTTTTCTTTATTACTGCTTTTTACTTACAACTTTCTACGGCTTATAGTCAAGATTGTACTAATAAAACAGATTATGATATTTTAGTAGAAATTGCTGCTCGGTTTGCAGAGAAAACTGGAGATATTTATGAGTTTCCTAATGGGCAACAGTGGGATTTAAATGCAGCCAGATCAACTTGGAAAGGTGTTACATTAGATGCAACTGATGCTACTATTGTGACTGAATTGCAGCTGAATAATTTCGGTATTGAGGGTAAAATTCCTGTTAATATTGGCTGTCTTACCAATCTACAAACTTTAAACTTATCAGGCAATTCATTTAATGGTTCAATACCTACTGAAATTGGTAATTTAACAAACCTGTATACACTTAATTTGTCTGATAATCAGCTTTCAGGCTCTATTCCAGAAGAAATATTTACCAAACTTACGAGCCTTACCAGTCTTAATTTATCTAATAATCATAAAGATGATGAATCTGGCTTATCTGGTTCTATTCCATCTGTTGAATATAAAACATTATTTTTATCTGAATTAAATCTTAATACTAATAAAATAACAGGAAGTATACCTGCCTCATTTGAACAATTAGATAATCTCGTTAATGTATATATCATTAATAATGAAATTTCAGATATTTCTCAAATAGATTTTTCAGCAATGAATAGTTTGAAAGACTTTTATCTTTCTAACAATCTAATTACAGATCTACCAGAAAACCTGAGTTTTCCTACCTCTTTGCAAAAACTATATTTATCGAACAATAAGCTCACTTTTAAAGATTTTATTCATCCTACAAATGCAAATTTACAAGTAATTACAGATGTTGCTACAAATGTATTTTATCCTCAACTATTAGTTGGTGAAGAAAGAACTGTAATAGTGAATGAGGGTGAGACTGCCCTATTAGATTTTGAAGTTGATGAAGAGTTAACCGATGTAGACTATGTCTGGTATAAAGATAATGTTGAGTCCCATACATCAAAAGTAAGTGCTTTTGAAATACCAACTGTTCAACTTACAGATGCTGGAGAATACTATTTTACTTCTACACATAATAGTGTTTCAGACTTAGAGCTACAAAGCGAAAAAATCACCTTAAAAGTTCTTGGTGCTTGCGCCGATGAAGATAAAAATGCACTCTCAAAAATTTATGATGCCACTAATGGAGCTGCTTGGGAAACTCCTTGGGATATGAATGGAGATGTGGCTGATTTTGATGGAGTAACTGTAGACCAAACTACTGGATGTGTAACAGGCTTAGAACTTATTGCTCAAAATCTACATGGTGAACTTCCTATTGAAATAAACGAGATAGCTAATCTAAAATCTCTAGTAATTGAAAGCAGCGAAAATCTAAATGGAGAATTACCTTTAGTTATCAACTCCATAATAGAAGATATAAAAGTTACAGGAACTTCTATTGAAACTGTTGATCTCCAAGTACAAGATGCTACAAACATTCTTCAAGTACTTGATCTAAGTAATAATGCCTTAGAAGAATTACCAGATATAAGTACCTTATCCCTTCCAAATATCTCAGAAATTAAAGTGGAAGGCAATCAACTTACTTTTGAAGATATTTTGCCCTATAAAGATATCATCACTTCTTATAGCCCTCAAGATAGTATTGGTAATACAGACAATCCAGTAATATTAATTGGTGGAGATTATACATACCAATTGCCTTTTTTCGATCAGAGTCTGCCTACTGAAAGTAAATTTGTATGGTATAAAAACGGTCAGGTATTCTCAGAAGATAGTAGGGATTTAGTACTTACCAAGTTGGCACAAGAAGATGAAGGCGAATACTATTGTGAAATTACTAATGCAGATGTAAGTGATTTAACTCTCTACTCAAGAAAAATCACCCTTTCTGTTAAAGATGACTGTTCGACAGCCGATTATGAGGCTCTAAAAGCTATTTACGATGCTACAGATGGTTTAAACTGGACGTGGAACGATGTAAATAATGCTTGGGATTTTAGCAATGATGCAGCAAGTACTGATATGTCAACTTGGGAAGGATTGATTTTTAATACAGATGGTTATGGTTGTCTAACTGGATTAGTATTACAAAATAAAGGAATGAATGGAATCTTGCCAAGTGATATTGGCTCCCTTATCAATCTTGATTCATTAGTAATTACAGGTAATATTGCTTTAACAGGTTCAATACCATCTGAAATAAGCCTAATTGAAAATCTTATACATTTAGATTTATCTCAAAATTCACTTTCTGGCAATATACCAAGTGGAGTAGGTGAATTAACTCAATTAGAAAAACTATTATTAGGTTATAATGCATTGTCTGGTGAAATTCCCCAAACTATTAGTCAACTAGAGTTTTTACATAAACTAGATTTATCTAATAATACTTCAGATGGAAATGGTTTAAGTGGAAATATACCAGATGAACTTTTTGAATTGACTTATCTAGATACATTAAACCTAAGTGTGAACAAGTTTAGTGGGCAATTGTCAGAAATGTTTTCACAGTTAAATGCATTAAAGTATTTAGATTTATCTAATAATCAATTAGACGGAGAATTACCTTCTGGTTTGTTTGATGTTGCAACTCTTGAAGGTCTCAATCTTCATTCTAATAATTTCACAGGTGCAATTCCTGGCCAGCTTACCCAGCTGATAAATTTACAAGAACTTAGATTAAACGCTAATGAGTTAGAAGGTGATTTACCAGTGGGAATATCGAATATGCCATTAACTTGGTTGTTACTCAATGAAAATAAATTAACAGGTCTTGGTGATGCGGCAAATATATCTGGTACTCCATTTATTAATGTTGCAGATAATGCCTTAACTTTTGAAGATCTATTGCCTTTTACAAACCCTCCCCTTGATTATGAGCCGCAAGATAGTGTTGGAGTTAAACAAGTTCAGTTATTAACTGTAGGTCAGACATATACATTTGATTTAGATATAGATGATGGTATATCTACTAATATTTATTCTTGGAAAAAAGATGGTAGTATCATTGATCAAACAAGTGAAAATATTTATGTCATAGAAAATGTAACAGAAGATGACGCTGGTGTATATACATGTGAAGTAACGAACTCTTATGTTGTTGGGTTAACATTATATAGTAGAGAGTTTATACTCGAAACAGAAGGAAGCAGTGGAAGTGAATTATCTATAGAAGGTGATACAGTAGTATGCCCAGGTCCATCTAGTAGTTATAGTTATACAGTTTTAAATAGTTCAGGTGATATTACTTGGTCTTTAGATCCCCAAAACGGTGGAAACCTTTCAAATACCAGTAGTGAGACTATAGATTTAACAATTTATGGAGAAGGTACTTATGAGTTACAGGTAACTGATGCTGTTTCAGGAGAAACGGCATCAATAACAATTAAAGGCCAAAGCACTTTTGATTCACCTACAGTAGAGTACCAATCTGTTATTATAGTAGGTCAACCATTTGAAGATATCGTAGCTGTTGGAGTATCTAATGCTGAATTCAAATGGTATTTTAATGGTGAAGAAATTGCTACTGGAGAAGTATTTAATCCAGGTGATATTGCAAACAATGGCTTCTCTAATACAGATGCTGGTTATTATGATTTTGAAGTTGTTCAAACTAGTCCAGGAGGTCTTTGCCAAAGTAATGCCACTCAATTTAGGCTGAGAATTGTAGAAGTTACATTAGATGCCCCTGAAAATCTTGTGGCTGAGTATCAGGAAGAGGATGGTACAGTATTATTAACTTGGGAATATTCATCACAAGTTATAGTAGATAATGTAATTATTGAGAGGTCTGTAAATGGTACAGATAATTTCGAACAAATTGCTGTAGTAGAATATGATGGTACTAATACTTATGTAGATAGTTCTGATTTAGAAGAAAACACTGAGTACTATTATAGAATTAGATTAGCAAACTTTAATGATAATGTAGCTTCTGAGTATAGTAATATTGCTGGTGTATCTACAGATGGAAGTATTGAAGTGAATACTCCACCTTATCTTACTAATATTTCTTTAACTGGGGAAATGAATAAAGAATTAGTAATAAGTAGCGAAGAATTTATTGACGCGTTTTTTGATTCAGATGGAGACACATTAGTAAGTGTGATAATTACAACTTTACCAGAAAATGGAACTTTATATTTAGGAGATATTGAGTTAACTAGACAAGAAATAATAAGTGTTTCTGCATTAGAAAACTTAGTTTTTATTCCAGATGAAGATTGGACAGGAGAAACATCATTTACTTATTCTGCAAGTGATGGAAAAGACCAAGCTTTAGAGTCTGCAATAGTAAATATAACCATAACAGAAAATGCTGTAACCGATCCTATTGACCTGATTATAAGTGGAGCTGTTGAGCCTAATAATATTACTATCGGTACAGATGTTACTTTCGATATTATTGTTGAAAATACTGGAGAAGCTACAGCAGGTTCATTTAATGTACAAGTATATTTTTCATCAGATTCACTATTATCAAATGATGATCTTGCTGCATTGAACATACGTGTTGATTCTCTAGCAGCAGGAGAAGTTTATGAATTATCTCAAGTACTAACAATACCTGACGGCTTTCCTGAAGGAGACTATTTAGTACTGCTCTATGTTGACAGTAACTTAGAAGTGGATGAAGAGGATGAAGAAAATAATTTAGTGGTTTTAGGTATCACAATCTCCGAGATTATTCCTGATCCTGTAGTGCCTAATATAATTACACCAAATGGAGATGGTTACAACGATTATCTTCTAATCGAAAACTTAGAATACTACCCTGAAAACAGACTTCAGGTTCTAGATAAATGGGGCAAAGAGATATTTGTCGTCGAAAACTATCAAAATGACTGGGCGGGTACAGATAGCAATGGAATGGCATTGCCAGCTGGAAATTACATGTGTGTGTTTACTGTAGTGGATGTTGATACCAAGACATTTACTGAAGTTTTAACCATCATTAAATAG
- a CDS encoding PorP/SprF family type IX secretion system membrane protein yields MKNFLLYILFVCLVASETKAQELPIFSQKFNNGLIYNPSQAGLYGGAVDLSYQNQWSGLDRSITNLYAGIQNHFAGGRVGVAANVFREKFNLLGTNFVSGAVAYHLPLGNNSGLSMGVSAEYANVNLDLSDAKIAQESDPLILNFPGYNHVDFNFGFTLTLQQFQLGASSVRFTNMLTSEETPEKDYFPTMFTGSASYRLLFMDDGTWLEPRVNYRYIDNHTDIFDAGLYFTYRNLITAGASYRTNSTITAGVGVHLQNFTIAYSRQSLSNEYSSDLGGTDEISLRFTFNENLNFYGAAGAGRRGAGALGGTRYNNSSNKLMNRTTSKPKRNLSDLKERRKMRHYKGKYKKLIKRKKNN; encoded by the coding sequence ATGAAGAATTTTCTATTATATATTTTATTTGTCTGTTTAGTTGCAAGCGAAACAAAAGCACAAGAACTGCCGATCTTCAGTCAGAAATTCAACAACGGATTAATATACAATCCTTCGCAAGCTGGTTTGTATGGTGGTGCTGTAGACCTAAGTTACCAAAACCAATGGTCGGGGCTAGACAGGTCAATCACTAATTTATATGCAGGAATTCAAAATCATTTTGCTGGTGGTAGAGTGGGTGTTGCAGCTAATGTTTTTAGAGAAAAATTCAATTTGTTAGGTACTAACTTTGTATCTGGTGCTGTTGCTTACCACCTGCCATTAGGAAATAATTCAGGGCTTTCAATGGGAGTATCTGCTGAATATGCTAATGTAAATCTAGATTTAAGCGATGCCAAAATAGCACAGGAAAGCGATCCTCTTATTCTTAATTTTCCTGGTTATAACCATGTAGATTTTAACTTTGGTTTTACTTTAACCTTGCAGCAGTTTCAACTTGGAGCGAGCTCTGTTCGCTTTACAAATATGCTTACAAGTGAAGAAACTCCCGAAAAAGATTATTTCCCAACGATGTTTACTGGTAGTGCATCTTATAGATTATTATTTATGGACGATGGCACTTGGTTAGAACCAAGAGTAAATTATAGATATATAGATAATCATACAGATATTTTTGATGCCGGATTATACTTCACTTATCGTAACTTAATTACAGCAGGAGCTTCGTATAGAACAAATTCTACAATTACAGCAGGTGTAGGTGTACATCTGCAAAACTTCACTATTGCATACTCTCGCCAATCCCTTTCTAATGAGTACTCAAGCGATTTAGGTGGTACAGATGAGATTTCCCTTCGATTTACCTTTAATGAGAACCTAAATTTCTATGGTGCTGCAGGAGCAGGGCGTAGAGGTGCTGGTGCTTTAGGGGGAACTCGATACAACAATTCTTCTAATAAGTTAATGAACAGAACCACCTCAAAACCTAAACGCAATCTGTCTGACTTAAAAGAAAGAAGGAAAATGAGACACTACAAAGGCAAATACAAGAAGCTTATAAAGAGGAAGAAAAATAATTAA
- the gltB gene encoding glutamate synthase large subunit: MFDRLTSFKDNCGCGLMAHCNNVPTRQMTLDALEALSRMIHRGAIAADGKSGDGSGMLFSMPHLFMEKIAEINGFDLPEKYAVAMLFIKTDEHREAFNEVCKKNDLKVLFYRKVPVNVNVLGELALKVIPHITQAFVVPNSLMSTKRFEPLLYLTRKEAEHQFRNDQTFYIASFSDKMISYKGLIMPNLVKEFYIDLQDDDFEVSFALFHQRFSTNTLPRWPLAQPFRSLAHNGEINSIKGNRFNVKVNSENFKSDVFTEEEMKRLLPILEKGSSDSASVDNMFEFLLQNGVDFFKAARSMVPAPWQNAPYMDPKLRTFYEYTSGNFEAWDGPAALNLTDGRYVGCILDRNGLRPAKYIITTDNRIIISSEYGVIDIEDKDISDQGTLRSGQMIGVDLKYGKILKNQEINDYLKNANPYSKWLNDSSAYLMEHADKNFSDFSDCYPEDLVEKQRYHNYTNEVMESIIRPMIESGKEETGSMGDDTPLACFSSVQRNFTDFFRQKFAQVTNPPIDPIREKLVMSTSISFGPKVNILQDGSANAHKLKTMNPILSKEKLDVLKAFGDVGNPLYDANYKNETVYTCFKDDLKSSLHKKGEAVVEAVRDRQVNVILLDDRCLSKEEGLIPMPMMVGYINTLLLKKGLRSKVSIVAITGEVYDSHSCAVLLGYGVTALYPYLAYASAIQIISRKHKDEAVHYKNALKKVHGSINKGILKIMSKMGICTVESYLNSALFDVIGLSKEIVKECFDSSDVLIPGLSYYDIEYRVKKYHEQAFPKRKVKKLFPLEVGSFYKYMDKGEYHDFSPDVAHAVQKFARTGKEADYIEIKERINNRGLKMIRDFFEFKSDLEPVDINSVESVEDITWRFTSAAMSLGSISPEAHEAIAEAMNTIGGQSNSGEGGEDRARFNTIKNSKIKQVASGRFGVTPEYLRSAEEIQIKVAQGAKPGEGGQLPGSKVTPLIASLRCTIPGVTLISPPPHHDIYSIEDLAQLIFDLKQINPKARVCVKLVSTAGVGTIAVGVAKAYADKIIISGADGGTGAAQLGSIKFAGNPWELGLSEAHNALKVNQLRGMVELQTDGGLKTGKDIVKAAILGAETYAFGTVLLSTVGCKILRVCHLNKCSVGIATQDEMLRAYYTGTVKGIINYLRSVAQEVREILAELGYTKLNEVIGQTQLLNVINDESAKKFDFTEVLYQAPGDNYQKVKYNPPFDKNEYEQQILKKILPTIKNPQFPVVVNYNISNTNRSFGALTSGVIADYYGDKGLSKETITINLKGNAGQSLGAFLSQGMLLKLTGSANDYVGKGMRGGHIIIVPENINNNYNLAGNTCLYGATGGKLFVAGQVGERFGVRNSGALAVVEGTGDHPCEYMTGGTVVVLGETGHNFGAGMTGGVAFVYDKNNTFIDKMNQELIKAERIDTDEGDEGRHYLRKILRSYHFRTHSPLAKKILEHFRDELRYFYMVTSKDMKAPLNPIEGN, encoded by the coding sequence ATGTTTGATAGACTAACTTCTTTTAAAGACAATTGCGGGTGTGGTCTGATGGCCCACTGCAATAATGTGCCTACCCGACAAATGACACTAGATGCTCTAGAGGCATTATCAAGAATGATTCATCGTGGAGCAATTGCTGCTGATGGTAAAAGTGGCGACGGTAGTGGTATGTTATTTTCAATGCCGCACCTATTTATGGAGAAAATAGCTGAAATTAACGGCTTTGACCTACCAGAAAAGTACGCGGTGGCTATGCTTTTTATTAAAACTGATGAGCATAGAGAGGCATTTAACGAAGTATGTAAGAAGAACGATTTAAAAGTTCTTTTCTACAGAAAAGTACCTGTTAATGTGAATGTGTTAGGTGAGTTGGCACTCAAGGTAATTCCACATATTACCCAAGCTTTTGTTGTACCTAATTCATTGATGTCAACAAAGCGTTTTGAACCCTTACTTTACCTTACAAGGAAAGAAGCGGAACATCAATTTAGAAATGATCAAACTTTCTATATTGCATCTTTTTCAGATAAAATGATTTCTTACAAGGGACTTATTATGCCAAACCTTGTAAAAGAATTTTATATAGATCTGCAAGACGACGATTTCGAAGTAAGTTTCGCGCTGTTTCACCAAAGATTCTCAACTAATACATTACCACGTTGGCCATTGGCTCAACCTTTTAGAAGTTTAGCTCACAATGGTGAGATTAACTCAATTAAAGGTAATAGGTTTAATGTGAAGGTAAACTCAGAGAACTTTAAGAGTGATGTGTTTACAGAAGAAGAAATGAAGCGCTTATTACCTATTTTGGAAAAAGGATCTAGTGATAGCGCAAGTGTAGACAATATGTTTGAGTTCCTTTTACAAAATGGTGTAGATTTCTTTAAAGCTGCTCGTAGTATGGTGCCTGCTCCTTGGCAAAATGCACCTTATATGGATCCAAAACTCAGAACCTTTTATGAGTACACATCAGGTAATTTTGAGGCTTGGGATGGCCCAGCAGCACTTAACCTAACAGACGGAAGATATGTAGGTTGTATTCTCGACAGAAACGGATTACGTCCTGCTAAATACATCATCACTACAGATAATAGAATTATTATAAGCAGTGAGTATGGTGTAATTGATATTGAAGATAAAGATATATCTGATCAAGGAACACTTAGAAGTGGCCAAATGATCGGTGTTGATTTAAAGTATGGGAAAATTCTAAAAAATCAGGAAATTAACGATTACCTGAAAAACGCAAACCCATATAGCAAATGGCTTAATGATTCATCTGCATATTTGATGGAGCATGCTGATAAAAACTTCTCAGATTTTAGCGATTGCTATCCTGAAGATTTAGTTGAAAAACAGCGCTACCATAATTATACAAATGAGGTAATGGAGAGTATTATCAGACCGATGATCGAGTCTGGTAAAGAAGAAACTGGCTCAATGGGAGACGATACTCCTTTAGCTTGTTTTAGTAGTGTACAGAGGAACTTTACCGACTTCTTCCGCCAAAAATTTGCTCAGGTAACAAACCCTCCAATTGATCCAATTCGTGAAAAACTTGTAATGTCTACAAGTATCAGCTTTGGTCCTAAAGTAAATATTTTACAAGATGGATCGGCAAATGCGCATAAGCTGAAAACGATGAATCCGATTCTCTCTAAAGAAAAGCTAGATGTATTAAAAGCTTTTGGAGATGTTGGAAATCCACTTTACGATGCGAACTATAAAAATGAAACTGTTTATACCTGTTTTAAAGACGATTTAAAAAGTTCATTACATAAAAAAGGCGAGGCCGTAGTTGAGGCAGTAAGAGACAGACAAGTAAATGTAATTTTACTAGACGATAGATGCCTATCTAAAGAAGAAGGGCTTATCCCAATGCCAATGATGGTTGGCTATATCAATACTTTATTATTGAAGAAAGGATTGAGGAGCAAAGTGTCTATTGTTGCTATTACTGGCGAGGTTTACGATTCGCACTCATGTGCAGTACTTCTTGGTTATGGTGTTACAGCATTATATCCATATTTAGCTTATGCATCTGCTATTCAGATTATTTCTAGAAAGCACAAAGATGAAGCTGTACATTACAAAAATGCATTGAAAAAAGTGCATGGTTCTATTAACAAAGGCATCTTGAAAATTATGTCTAAAATGGGAATCTGTACTGTAGAGAGTTACCTTAACTCTGCTTTATTCGATGTAATCGGTCTTAGCAAAGAGATTGTTAAAGAGTGTTTTGACAGCTCAGATGTTTTAATTCCAGGTTTAAGCTATTATGATATTGAGTATAGAGTTAAAAAATATCATGAGCAGGCATTCCCGAAAAGAAAAGTTAAAAAGCTTTTCCCTCTCGAAGTAGGAAGCTTTTACAAATACATGGACAAAGGTGAATATCACGATTTTTCACCAGATGTAGCTCATGCAGTTCAAAAATTTGCTAGAACAGGTAAAGAAGCAGATTACATTGAAATAAAAGAGCGCATTAATAATAGAGGGCTTAAAATGATCAGAGACTTTTTTGAATTTAAGTCGGATCTTGAGCCAGTAGATATTAATTCAGTAGAATCGGTAGAAGATATTACTTGGAGATTTACTTCTGCTGCGATGAGTTTAGGGTCAATTTCACCAGAAGCGCACGAGGCAATTGCCGAAGCGATGAACACCATTGGTGGACAGTCTAACTCAGGAGAAGGAGGAGAAGATAGAGCGAGATTTAATACTATTAAGAATAGTAAAATCAAGCAGGTTGCTTCTGGTAGATTCGGTGTAACTCCGGAATATCTTCGCAGTGCTGAAGAAATTCAGATTAAAGTAGCACAAGGTGCAAAACCGGGTGAAGGTGGCCAGTTGCCAGGTTCAAAAGTAACTCCGCTTATTGCATCATTAAGATGTACAATTCCGGGTGTAACACTTATTTCTCCACCACCACACCACGATATTTATTCAATTGAAGACCTTGCTCAGTTAATTTTTGACCTTAAGCAAATTAACCCTAAAGCAAGAGTTTGTGTGAAGTTGGTTTCAACAGCGGGTGTAGGTACAATTGCAGTGGGTGTTGCTAAAGCATATGCAGATAAGATTATTATATCAGGTGCAGATGGTGGTACAGGTGCTGCCCAGCTTGGTTCAATAAAATTTGCAGGTAACCCTTGGGAGCTTGGTTTAAGTGAAGCACACAATGCGCTTAAAGTGAACCAACTTAGAGGTATGGTTGAGTTACAAACAGATGGTGGTCTTAAAACAGGAAAAGATATTGTTAAAGCAGCAATTCTTGGAGCAGAGACTTATGCATTTGGTACTGTATTACTTTCAACAGTAGGCTGTAAAATTCTTAGAGTTTGTCACTTGAACAAATGTAGTGTTGGTATTGCTACACAAGATGAGATGCTAAGAGCTTATTATACAGGTACTGTAAAAGGCATCATCAATTATCTAAGATCTGTAGCACAAGAGGTTAGAGAAATACTTGCTGAACTTGGTTATACTAAGCTGAATGAAGTAATTGGTCAGACTCAGCTTTTAAATGTAATTAATGATGAGTCTGCTAAGAAGTTCGATTTTACAGAAGTTCTTTATCAAGCACCGGGCGATAATTACCAAAAAGTAAAATACAACCCTCCATTTGATAAGAATGAGTACGAGCAGCAGATTTTAAAGAAGATTCTTCCTACTATTAAAAATCCTCAATTCCCTGTAGTTGTAAACTATAATATTAGTAATACAAACAGAAGTTTTGGTGCTTTAACAAGTGGTGTAATTGCAGATTACTATGGCGATAAAGGGCTTTCTAAAGAAACGATTACCATCAACTTAAAAGGTAATGCAGGTCAGTCTTTAGGTGCATTCTTAAGCCAAGGTATGTTGTTAAAACTAACAGGTTCTGCTAACGACTATGTTGGTAAGGGCATGAGAGGTGGCCATATCATTATTGTACCAGAAAACATCAACAACAATTACAACTTAGCTGGTAATACCTGTTTATATGGTGCTACTGGTGGTAAATTGTTTGTTGCAGGTCAGGTAGGTGAGCGTTTTGGAGTGAGAAATTCAGGAGCATTAGCTGTTGTAGAAGGTACTGGTGATCACCCATGTGAATACATGACTGGTGGTACTGTAGTAGTACTTGGAGAAACAGGTCACAACTTTGGTGCAGGTATGACAGGTGGTGTTGCTTTCGTCTACGATAAAAATAATACCTTTATAGATAAGATGAATCAGGAGCTGATCAAAGCTGAAAGGATTGATACAGATGAGGGAGATGAAGGTAGACATTATCTTAGAAAAATTCTTAGAAGCTATCATTTTAGAACTCATAGCCCATTGGCTAAGAAAATACTTGAGCACTTCCGAGATGAGTTGAGGTATTTCTACATGGTGACTTCAAAAGACATGAAAGCTCCACTAAACCCAATTGAGGGTAATTAA